One window of the Trifolium pratense cultivar HEN17-A07 linkage group LG2, ARS_RC_1.1, whole genome shotgun sequence genome contains the following:
- the LOC123904913 gene encoding uncharacterized protein LOC123904913 codes for MNLPRNSIESYADFHKKFIHQFAGSKHVRVTSTSLFSIRQSHNESLRSYLARFSEATIKVSNPNQEMFVAAFHNGLRAGHFNESLAQKPASSMQEVNKRAECYIKGEESNAEKRQRDAKEKEYVSRTTKAPDHQRQKAGGHQEDSWQRRHGKPYHQPPRGEFRNHPARGEFTPLNTSKAYVLEEILTSGLANLPAKRNTTIPMGLDDNAWCSYHRYRGHSTENCFRLRDLIEELIKSGHLRKFIEDAAQGRVVVPKIPRQEPWNTPGPGKEPPKGRISVNTIAGGFSGGGESSSARKRYVRRAISEIYLIRQPQSLAFPDLAFTAKDGLEVAPHDDDPLVIQVQILNCDVKRVLIDSGSSTDIMYWEAFKAMQLAEEQLQPYAGTLVGFSGEQVFQVFHQPDVI; via the coding sequence atgaaccttccaaggAATTCAATCGAAAGTTATGCTGATTTTCACAAAAAGTTCATCCACCAATTCGCTGGATCGAAACACGTGAGAGTCACGTCAACTAGCCTTTTCTCCATTCGTCAAAGCCATAACGAATCGTTACGCAGTTATCTCGCCAGATTCAGCGAGGCCACCATTAAGGTCTCAAATCCCAACCAAGAAATGTTCGTAGCGGCTTTTCACAATGGGTTGAGAGCAGGGCATTTCAATGAATCTCTGGCCCAAAAACCAGCATCATCAATGCAGGAGGTCAACAAGAGAGCAGAGTGTTATATaaagggcgaagaaagtaacgcTGAGAAGAGGCAAAGAGACGCCAAGGAGAAAGAATATGTGAGTCGTACTACGAAAGCGCCTGATCACCAGCGACAAAAGGCCGGAGGTCACCAAGAAGACTCATGGCAAAGGCGCCATGGCAAGCCTTATCATCAACCGCCAAGGGGAGAATTCCGAAACCATCCCGCCAGGGGAGAATTTACACCGTTAAATACTTCCAAAGCCTACGTGTTAGAAGAAATTCTTACCAGCGGGTTAGCAAATCTTCCCGCCAAGAGAAACACCACCATCCCCATGGGACTCGACGATAACGCTTGGTGCTCCTACCACAGATACAGAGGTCATTCTACGGAAAATTGTTTCCGCCTAAGAGATCTGATCGAGGAATTGATTAAAAGCGGCCACCTCCGGAAATTCATTGAAGACGCCGCACAGGGGCGAGTCGTCGTACCTAAAATCCCCAGGCAAGAGCCATGGAATACGCCTGGGCCAGGTAAGGAACCTCCCAAAGGAAGGATCTCTGTGAATACAATAGCGGGGGGATTCTCAGGAGGAGGCGAATCAAGTTCGGCGAGGAAGCGATATGTTCGCCGCGCAATTTCAGAGATATACCTCATCAGGCAACCGCAATCACTCGCCTTCCCGGATTTGGCATTCACAGCAAAGGATGGTCTTGAGGTGGCTCCTCATGATGATGACCCTCTGGTGATACAAGTCCAAATCCTGAACTGCGATGTAAAGAGAGTCCTGATCGACTCAGGAAGCTCAACAGATATTATGTATTGGGAGGCCTTtaaggccatgcaattagccGAGGAACAGTTACAGCCATACGCCGGAACTTTGGTTGGATTTTCCGGGGAACAG